The proteins below are encoded in one region of Lactuca sativa cultivar Salinas chromosome 3, Lsat_Salinas_v11, whole genome shotgun sequence:
- the LOC111905207 gene encoding uncharacterized protein LOC111905207, which translates to MAFLGVTKLPLMPLISLNSNRFSKPIHCTSLQQQGIKVDGGIECEPCDGRGWLICDFCKGQKTNVKSENNRIYRRCPSCRAVGYVLCSKCKVFKCVTFPDQSDGEN; encoded by the exons ATGGCGTTTTTGGGTGTAACCAAGCTGCCATTGATGCCTCTGATTTCTTTGAATTCGAACAGGTTTTCAAAGCCCATCCATTGCACTTCTCTTCAACAACAg GGTATAAAGGTTGATGGGGGCATTGAATGTGAACCTTGTGATGGGAGAGGATGGTTGATTTGTGATTTTTGTAAAGGGCAAAAGACTAATGTGAAATCTGAAAACAATCGTATCTATCGTAGATGTCCATCTTGTAGAGCT GTTGGGTATGTGTTGTGTTCCAAGTGCAAAGTTTTCAAATGTGTTACTTTCCCTGATCAAAGTGATGGCGAAAACTGA
- the LOC111905205 gene encoding glycosyltransferase family protein 64 C3: protein MTTGKVIFIFIAVASSRFFIVFSLRLLSGDHYCDLTRLPSPQALRSDQFTVLINGYSESRIPILQTVTGVYSSSPSVAAVVVLWGNPTTPAKTLVELSHNLSISSPGDAPISVIRQPSSSLNARFLPRPWISTRAVLICDDDIEVDPKSIQFAFEIWRSRSNNPEQLVGLFARSHELDLSSRTWIYTVHPNRYSILLTKFMLMKTEYLYEYSCEGGESMAQARSIVDEMGNCEDILMNFVAANKTDMGPVLVGAKRVRDWGDARNEGVRRRGRGLRAAGEEVAVGLSSRKKGHRRRRGDCIKEFHRVLGKMPLTYSYGKMVDSIGEQGLCEKGGKLVFCDQQTVF, encoded by the coding sequence ATGACCACTGGTAAAGTCATATTCATCTTCATCGCCGTCGCTTCGTCACGCTTCTTCATCGTTTTCTCCCTCCGGTTACTTTCCGGTGATCATTACTGTGACCTTACGCGCCTACCGTCCCCACAAGCTCTCCGATCAGATCAATTCACGGTGTTGATTAACGGCTACTCGGAATCTCGCATTCCGATCCTGCAGACAGTCACCGGAGTGTATTCAAGTTCTCCGTCTGTAGCTGCCGTGGTTGTGTTATGGGGAAACCCTACAACGCCCGCAAAAACCCTTGTGGAACTCTCACATAACCTCTCGATCTCGTCTCCTGGAGACGCGCCGATCTCAGTAATCCGACAACCGTCGTCTAGTCTCAACGCCCGGTTCCTTCCCCGCCCATGGATTTCAACACGCGCCGTCCTAATCTGCGACGACGACATCGAGGTCGACCCAAAATCGATCCAATTCGCTTTTGAGATCTGGAGGAGTCGCTCGAACAATCCAGAACAACTCGTGGGGCTGTTCGCCAGATCTCACGAGCTAGACCTCAGCAGCCGTACATGGATTTACACCGTCCACCCCAATCGCTACTCGATCTTACTCACAAAGTTCATGTTAATGAAAACGGAGTATTTATACGAGTACAGCTGCGAAGGAGGTGAATCAATGGCGCAGGCGAGATCAATCGTGGATGAGATGGGGAATTGCGAAGACATACTGATGAATTTCGTTGCAGCAAACAAGACGGATATGGGACCGGTTCTTGTCGGGGCTAAAAGGGTGAGGGATTGGGGGGACGCCAGGAACGAAGGTGTAAGGCGGCGGGGGCGAGGATTGAGAGCGGCGGGAGAGGAGGTGGCGGTGGGGTTGAGTAGTAGGAAAAAGGGTCAtagaagaaggagaggagatTGTATAAAAGAGTTTCATAGGGTTTTGGGGAAGATGCCATTGACGTACAGCTATGGAAAGATGGTTGATTCGATTGGAGAACAAGGGCTTTGTGAGAAAGGTGGGAAATTggtgttttgtgatcaacaaacAGTTTTCTAA